A genome region from Carassius gibelio isolate Cgi1373 ecotype wild population from Czech Republic chromosome A23, carGib1.2-hapl.c, whole genome shotgun sequence includes the following:
- the LOC127944652 gene encoding uncharacterized protein LOC127944652 isoform X3, giving the protein MRTYCVLLHIFAALLLCDYGMFSKPSPSPSEMSTTSISATSDSHTTGMTTESVTTGNDTSSYTSDEEVSADFKDTTESSGEDPENDFKSRNESVSVVISSTTHPSSTTHPSSTTHPSSTTHPSSTTHPSSTTHPSSTTHPSSTILVKHHKEESIGSGKLTGGIIILVIILILIFCLLGILFFLRKKARSYSFDLTRVEGPGNDYDTPLKSDQQGVSYEQTNKDLPVSLNFIQEDKSEEKTNSIANGSAGEKPEQTPTSENDAPEENSLSSDSSSSTPVKKVEFNLDLDLLGSESEFSGPTEAEATDAAQNENNNNVTNAGRGTAEDIFTEISLDEPKEHA; this is encoded by the exons ATGCGCACTTACTGTGTACTTCTACACATTTTTG CTGCTCTCCTCTTGTGTGATTATGGGATGTTCTCCAAGCCGTCACCGTCTCCATCAGAGATGTCCACCACCTCAATATCAGCCACATCTGACTCTCACACTACTGGGATGACAACAGAATCAGTAACTACTGGGAATGACACGAGCTCGTATACCTCTGATGAAGAAGTGTCAGCTGATTTTAAAGATACAACTGAGAGCAGTGGAGAGGATcctgaaaatgattttaaaagtcGGAATGAAAGCGTCAGTGTAGTGATCTCTTCAACCACACATCCATCGAGCACCACACATCCATCGAGCACCACACATCCATCGAGCACCACACATCCATCGAGCACCACACATCCATCGAGCACCACACATCCATCGAGCACCACACATCCATCGAGCACCATACTTGTGAAGCACCATAAAGAAGAAAGCATAGGTT CAGGAAAGTTAACAGGAG GCATCATCATTTTGGTAATCATCCTGATCCTGATTTTTTGTCTGCTTGGCATTTTGTTTTTTCTGAGAAAGAAAGCAAGG AGTTACTCATTTGATCTTACTCGTGTCGAAGGACCTGGCAATGATTATGACACCCCGCTCAAGAGCGACCAACAAGGCGTGAGCTATGAACAAACCAACAAAG ATCTGCCTGTGTCTTTGAATTTCATACAAGAAGACAAGTCTGAGGAAAAGACCAATTCGATAGCAAACGGCTCTGCAGGAGAGAAACCCGAACAAACACCTACCAGTGAAAACG ATGCCCCAGAAGAGAACAGTTTGTCTTCAGACTCGAGCTCGTCTACGCCAGTGAAGAAAGTGGAGTTTAACCTGGATCTGGATCTGCTTGGGAGTGAATCTGAATTCAGTGGTCCGACCGAAGCCGAAGCAACAGATGCGGCGCAGAATGAAAACAACAATAACGTCACTAATGCTG GACGAGGAACAGCAGAAGATATCTTCACTGAAATCAGTCTAGACGAGCCAAAGGAACATGCATAG
- the LOC127944652 gene encoding uncharacterized protein LOC127944652 isoform X1: protein MRTYCVLLHIFAALLLCDYGMFSKPSPSPSEMSTTSISATSDSHTTGMTTESVTTGNDTSSYTSDEEVSADFKDTTESSGEDPENDFKSRNESVSVVISSTTHPSSTTHPSSTTHPSSTTHPSSTTHPSSTTHPSSTTHPSSTILVKHHKEESIGSGKLTGGIIILVIILILIFCLLGILFFLRKKARSYSFDLTRVEGPGNDYDTPLKSDQQGVSYEQTNKGKYLPVSLNFIQEDKSEEKTNSIANGSAGEKPEQTPTSENDAPEENSLSSDSSSSTPVKKVEFNLDLDLLGSESEFSGPTEAEATDAAQNENNNNVTNAGRGTAEDIFTEISLDEPKEHA, encoded by the exons ATGCGCACTTACTGTGTACTTCTACACATTTTTG CTGCTCTCCTCTTGTGTGATTATGGGATGTTCTCCAAGCCGTCACCGTCTCCATCAGAGATGTCCACCACCTCAATATCAGCCACATCTGACTCTCACACTACTGGGATGACAACAGAATCAGTAACTACTGGGAATGACACGAGCTCGTATACCTCTGATGAAGAAGTGTCAGCTGATTTTAAAGATACAACTGAGAGCAGTGGAGAGGATcctgaaaatgattttaaaagtcGGAATGAAAGCGTCAGTGTAGTGATCTCTTCAACCACACATCCATCGAGCACCACACATCCATCGAGCACCACACATCCATCGAGCACCACACATCCATCGAGCACCACACATCCATCGAGCACCACACATCCATCGAGCACCACACATCCATCGAGCACCATACTTGTGAAGCACCATAAAGAAGAAAGCATAGGTT CAGGAAAGTTAACAGGAG GCATCATCATTTTGGTAATCATCCTGATCCTGATTTTTTGTCTGCTTGGCATTTTGTTTTTTCTGAGAAAGAAAGCAAGG AGTTACTCATTTGATCTTACTCGTGTCGAAGGACCTGGCAATGATTATGACACCCCGCTCAAGAGCGACCAACAAGGCGTGAGCTATGAACAAACCAACAAAGGCAAGT ATCTGCCTGTGTCTTTGAATTTCATACAAGAAGACAAGTCTGAGGAAAAGACCAATTCGATAGCAAACGGCTCTGCAGGAGAGAAACCCGAACAAACACCTACCAGTGAAAACG ATGCCCCAGAAGAGAACAGTTTGTCTTCAGACTCGAGCTCGTCTACGCCAGTGAAGAAAGTGGAGTTTAACCTGGATCTGGATCTGCTTGGGAGTGAATCTGAATTCAGTGGTCCGACCGAAGCCGAAGCAACAGATGCGGCGCAGAATGAAAACAACAATAACGTCACTAATGCTG GACGAGGAACAGCAGAAGATATCTTCACTGAAATCAGTCTAGACGAGCCAAAGGAACATGCATAG
- the LOC127944652 gene encoding uncharacterized protein LOC127944652 isoform X7, translated as MRTYCVLLHIFAALLLCDYGMFSKPSPSPSEMSTTSISATSDSHTTGMTTESVTTGNDTSSYTSDEEVSADFKDTTESSGEDPENDFKSRNESVSVVISSTTHPSSTTHPSSTTHPSSTTLVKHHKEESIGKLTGGIIILVIILILIFCLLGILFFLRKKARSYSFDLTRVEGPGNDYDTPLKSDQQGVSYEQTNKGKYLPVSLNFIQEDKSEEKTNSIANGSAGEKPEQTPTSENDAPEENSLSSDSSSSTPVKKVEFNLDLDLLGSESEFSGPTEAEATDAAQNENNNNVTNAGRGTAEDIFTEISLDEPKEHA; from the exons ATGCGCACTTACTGTGTACTTCTACACATTTTTG CTGCTCTCCTCTTGTGTGATTATGGGATGTTCTCCAAGCCGTCACCGTCTCCATCAGAGATGTCCACCACCTCAATATCAGCCACATCTGACTCTCACACTACTGGGATGACAACAGAATCAGTAACTACTGGGAATGACACGAGCTCGTATACCTCTGATGAAGAAGTGTCAGCTGATTTTAAAGATACAACTGAGAGCAGTGGAGAGGATcctgaaaatgattttaaaagtcGGAATGAAAGCGTCAGTGTAGTGATCTCTTCAACCACACATCCATCGAGCACCACACATCCATCGAGCACCACACATCCATCGAGCACCACAC TTGTGAAGCACCATAAAGAAGAAAGCATAG GAAAGTTAACAGGAG GCATCATCATTTTGGTAATCATCCTGATCCTGATTTTTTGTCTGCTTGGCATTTTGTTTTTTCTGAGAAAGAAAGCAAGG AGTTACTCATTTGATCTTACTCGTGTCGAAGGACCTGGCAATGATTATGACACCCCGCTCAAGAGCGACCAACAAGGCGTGAGCTATGAACAAACCAACAAAGGCAAGT ATCTGCCTGTGTCTTTGAATTTCATACAAGAAGACAAGTCTGAGGAAAAGACCAATTCGATAGCAAACGGCTCTGCAGGAGAGAAACCCGAACAAACACCTACCAGTGAAAACG ATGCCCCAGAAGAGAACAGTTTGTCTTCAGACTCGAGCTCGTCTACGCCAGTGAAGAAAGTGGAGTTTAACCTGGATCTGGATCTGCTTGGGAGTGAATCTGAATTCAGTGGTCCGACCGAAGCCGAAGCAACAGATGCGGCGCAGAATGAAAACAACAATAACGTCACTAATGCTG GACGAGGAACAGCAGAAGATATCTTCACTGAAATCAGTCTAGACGAGCCAAAGGAACATGCATAG
- the LOC127944652 gene encoding uncharacterized protein LOC127944652 isoform X6, with the protein MRTYCVLLHIFAALLLCDYGMFSKPSPSPSEMSTTSISATSDSHTTGMTTESVTTGNDTSSYTSDEEVSADFKDTTESSGEDPENDFKSRNESVSVVISSTTHPSSTTHPSSTTHPSSTTLVKHHKEESIGSGKLTGGIIILVIILILIFCLLGILFFLRKKARSYSFDLTRVEGPGNDYDTPLKSDQQGVSYEQTNKGKYLPVSLNFIQEDKSEEKTNSIANGSAGEKPEQTPTSENDAPEENSLSSDSSSSTPVKKVEFNLDLDLLGSESEFSGPTEAEATDAAQNENNNNVTNAGRGTAEDIFTEISLDEPKEHA; encoded by the exons ATGCGCACTTACTGTGTACTTCTACACATTTTTG CTGCTCTCCTCTTGTGTGATTATGGGATGTTCTCCAAGCCGTCACCGTCTCCATCAGAGATGTCCACCACCTCAATATCAGCCACATCTGACTCTCACACTACTGGGATGACAACAGAATCAGTAACTACTGGGAATGACACGAGCTCGTATACCTCTGATGAAGAAGTGTCAGCTGATTTTAAAGATACAACTGAGAGCAGTGGAGAGGATcctgaaaatgattttaaaagtcGGAATGAAAGCGTCAGTGTAGTGATCTCTTCAACCACACATCCATCGAGCACCACACATCCATCGAGCACCACACATCCATCGAGCACCACAC TTGTGAAGCACCATAAAGAAGAAAGCATAGGTT CAGGAAAGTTAACAGGAG GCATCATCATTTTGGTAATCATCCTGATCCTGATTTTTTGTCTGCTTGGCATTTTGTTTTTTCTGAGAAAGAAAGCAAGG AGTTACTCATTTGATCTTACTCGTGTCGAAGGACCTGGCAATGATTATGACACCCCGCTCAAGAGCGACCAACAAGGCGTGAGCTATGAACAAACCAACAAAGGCAAGT ATCTGCCTGTGTCTTTGAATTTCATACAAGAAGACAAGTCTGAGGAAAAGACCAATTCGATAGCAAACGGCTCTGCAGGAGAGAAACCCGAACAAACACCTACCAGTGAAAACG ATGCCCCAGAAGAGAACAGTTTGTCTTCAGACTCGAGCTCGTCTACGCCAGTGAAGAAAGTGGAGTTTAACCTGGATCTGGATCTGCTTGGGAGTGAATCTGAATTCAGTGGTCCGACCGAAGCCGAAGCAACAGATGCGGCGCAGAATGAAAACAACAATAACGTCACTAATGCTG GACGAGGAACAGCAGAAGATATCTTCACTGAAATCAGTCTAGACGAGCCAAAGGAACATGCATAG
- the LOC127944652 gene encoding uncharacterized protein LOC127944652 isoform X5 codes for MRTYCVLLHIFAALLLCDYGMFSKPSPSPSEMSTTSISATSDSHTTGMTTESVTTGNDTSSYTSDEEVSADFKDTTESSGEDPENDFKSRNESVSVVISSTTHPSSTTHPSSTTHPSSTTHPSSTTLVKHHKEESIGKLTGGIIILVIILILIFCLLGILFFLRKKARSYSFDLTRVEGPGNDYDTPLKSDQQGVSYEQTNKGKYLPVSLNFIQEDKSEEKTNSIANGSAGEKPEQTPTSENDAPEENSLSSDSSSSTPVKKVEFNLDLDLLGSESEFSGPTEAEATDAAQNENNNNVTNAGRGTAEDIFTEISLDEPKEHA; via the exons ATGCGCACTTACTGTGTACTTCTACACATTTTTG CTGCTCTCCTCTTGTGTGATTATGGGATGTTCTCCAAGCCGTCACCGTCTCCATCAGAGATGTCCACCACCTCAATATCAGCCACATCTGACTCTCACACTACTGGGATGACAACAGAATCAGTAACTACTGGGAATGACACGAGCTCGTATACCTCTGATGAAGAAGTGTCAGCTGATTTTAAAGATACAACTGAGAGCAGTGGAGAGGATcctgaaaatgattttaaaagtcGGAATGAAAGCGTCAGTGTAGTGATCTCTTCAACCACACATCCATCGAGCACCACACATCCATCGAGCACCACACATCCATCGAGCACCACACATCCATCGAGCACCACAC TTGTGAAGCACCATAAAGAAGAAAGCATAG GAAAGTTAACAGGAG GCATCATCATTTTGGTAATCATCCTGATCCTGATTTTTTGTCTGCTTGGCATTTTGTTTTTTCTGAGAAAGAAAGCAAGG AGTTACTCATTTGATCTTACTCGTGTCGAAGGACCTGGCAATGATTATGACACCCCGCTCAAGAGCGACCAACAAGGCGTGAGCTATGAACAAACCAACAAAGGCAAGT ATCTGCCTGTGTCTTTGAATTTCATACAAGAAGACAAGTCTGAGGAAAAGACCAATTCGATAGCAAACGGCTCTGCAGGAGAGAAACCCGAACAAACACCTACCAGTGAAAACG ATGCCCCAGAAGAGAACAGTTTGTCTTCAGACTCGAGCTCGTCTACGCCAGTGAAGAAAGTGGAGTTTAACCTGGATCTGGATCTGCTTGGGAGTGAATCTGAATTCAGTGGTCCGACCGAAGCCGAAGCAACAGATGCGGCGCAGAATGAAAACAACAATAACGTCACTAATGCTG GACGAGGAACAGCAGAAGATATCTTCACTGAAATCAGTCTAGACGAGCCAAAGGAACATGCATAG
- the LOC127944652 gene encoding uncharacterized protein LOC127944652 isoform X4 yields the protein MRTYCVLLHIFAALLLCDYGMFSKPSPSPSEMSTTSISATSDSHTTGMTTESVTTGNDTSSYTSDEEVSADFKDTTESSGEDPENDFKSRNESVSVVISSTTHPSSTTHPSSTTHPSSTTHPSSTTLVKHHKEESIGSGKLTGGIIILVIILILIFCLLGILFFLRKKARSYSFDLTRVEGPGNDYDTPLKSDQQGVSYEQTNKGKYLPVSLNFIQEDKSEEKTNSIANGSAGEKPEQTPTSENDAPEENSLSSDSSSSTPVKKVEFNLDLDLLGSESEFSGPTEAEATDAAQNENNNNVTNAGRGTAEDIFTEISLDEPKEHA from the exons ATGCGCACTTACTGTGTACTTCTACACATTTTTG CTGCTCTCCTCTTGTGTGATTATGGGATGTTCTCCAAGCCGTCACCGTCTCCATCAGAGATGTCCACCACCTCAATATCAGCCACATCTGACTCTCACACTACTGGGATGACAACAGAATCAGTAACTACTGGGAATGACACGAGCTCGTATACCTCTGATGAAGAAGTGTCAGCTGATTTTAAAGATACAACTGAGAGCAGTGGAGAGGATcctgaaaatgattttaaaagtcGGAATGAAAGCGTCAGTGTAGTGATCTCTTCAACCACACATCCATCGAGCACCACACATCCATCGAGCACCACACATCCATCGAGCACCACACATCCATCGAGCACCACAC TTGTGAAGCACCATAAAGAAGAAAGCATAGGTT CAGGAAAGTTAACAGGAG GCATCATCATTTTGGTAATCATCCTGATCCTGATTTTTTGTCTGCTTGGCATTTTGTTTTTTCTGAGAAAGAAAGCAAGG AGTTACTCATTTGATCTTACTCGTGTCGAAGGACCTGGCAATGATTATGACACCCCGCTCAAGAGCGACCAACAAGGCGTGAGCTATGAACAAACCAACAAAGGCAAGT ATCTGCCTGTGTCTTTGAATTTCATACAAGAAGACAAGTCTGAGGAAAAGACCAATTCGATAGCAAACGGCTCTGCAGGAGAGAAACCCGAACAAACACCTACCAGTGAAAACG ATGCCCCAGAAGAGAACAGTTTGTCTTCAGACTCGAGCTCGTCTACGCCAGTGAAGAAAGTGGAGTTTAACCTGGATCTGGATCTGCTTGGGAGTGAATCTGAATTCAGTGGTCCGACCGAAGCCGAAGCAACAGATGCGGCGCAGAATGAAAACAACAATAACGTCACTAATGCTG GACGAGGAACAGCAGAAGATATCTTCACTGAAATCAGTCTAGACGAGCCAAAGGAACATGCATAG
- the LOC127944652 gene encoding uncharacterized protein LOC127944652 isoform X2, whose product MRTYCVLLHIFAALLLCDYGMFSKPSPSPSEMSTTSISATSDSHTTGMTTESVTTGNDTSSYTSDEEVSADFKDTTESSGEDPENDFKSRNESVSVVISSTTHPSSTTHPSSTTHPSSTTHPSSTTHPSSTTHPSSTTHPSSTILVKHHKEESIGKLTGGIIILVIILILIFCLLGILFFLRKKARSYSFDLTRVEGPGNDYDTPLKSDQQGVSYEQTNKGKYLPVSLNFIQEDKSEEKTNSIANGSAGEKPEQTPTSENDAPEENSLSSDSSSSTPVKKVEFNLDLDLLGSESEFSGPTEAEATDAAQNENNNNVTNAGRGTAEDIFTEISLDEPKEHA is encoded by the exons ATGCGCACTTACTGTGTACTTCTACACATTTTTG CTGCTCTCCTCTTGTGTGATTATGGGATGTTCTCCAAGCCGTCACCGTCTCCATCAGAGATGTCCACCACCTCAATATCAGCCACATCTGACTCTCACACTACTGGGATGACAACAGAATCAGTAACTACTGGGAATGACACGAGCTCGTATACCTCTGATGAAGAAGTGTCAGCTGATTTTAAAGATACAACTGAGAGCAGTGGAGAGGATcctgaaaatgattttaaaagtcGGAATGAAAGCGTCAGTGTAGTGATCTCTTCAACCACACATCCATCGAGCACCACACATCCATCGAGCACCACACATCCATCGAGCACCACACATCCATCGAGCACCACACATCCATCGAGCACCACACATCCATCGAGCACCACACATCCATCGAGCACCATACTTGTGAAGCACCATAAAGAAGAAAGCATAG GAAAGTTAACAGGAG GCATCATCATTTTGGTAATCATCCTGATCCTGATTTTTTGTCTGCTTGGCATTTTGTTTTTTCTGAGAAAGAAAGCAAGG AGTTACTCATTTGATCTTACTCGTGTCGAAGGACCTGGCAATGATTATGACACCCCGCTCAAGAGCGACCAACAAGGCGTGAGCTATGAACAAACCAACAAAGGCAAGT ATCTGCCTGTGTCTTTGAATTTCATACAAGAAGACAAGTCTGAGGAAAAGACCAATTCGATAGCAAACGGCTCTGCAGGAGAGAAACCCGAACAAACACCTACCAGTGAAAACG ATGCCCCAGAAGAGAACAGTTTGTCTTCAGACTCGAGCTCGTCTACGCCAGTGAAGAAAGTGGAGTTTAACCTGGATCTGGATCTGCTTGGGAGTGAATCTGAATTCAGTGGTCCGACCGAAGCCGAAGCAACAGATGCGGCGCAGAATGAAAACAACAATAACGTCACTAATGCTG GACGAGGAACAGCAGAAGATATCTTCACTGAAATCAGTCTAGACGAGCCAAAGGAACATGCATAG
- the LOC127944437 gene encoding anaphase-promoting complex subunit 10 — translation MATTTKTPPGADPKQLERTGTVREIGSQAVWSLSSCKPGFGVDQLRDDNLETYWQSDGSQPHLVNIQFRRKTTVKMLCIYADYKSDESYTPSKISVRVGNNFHNLQEIRQLEMVEPSGWIHIPLLDLVNNPIRTFMIQIAVLANHQNGRDTHMRQIKVYTPVEESSIGKFPRCTTVDFMMYRSIR, via the exons ATGGCGACCACCACTAAAACCCCCCCAGGTGCAGACCCCAAGCAGCTGGAGCGCACGGGGACCGTCCGAGAGATCGGATCACAGGCCGTGTGGTCGCTGTCCTCGTGCAAGccag gGTTTGGAGTCGACCAGTTGAGAGATGATAATCTGGAGACGTACTGGCAGTCTGACGGCTCTCAGCCACATCTGGTGAACATTCAGTTCAG GAGGAAAACCACTGTGAAAATGCTGTGTATTTATGCCGACTATAAATCGGATGAGAGCTACACTCCCAGCAAGATCTCGGTCAGAGTGGGAAACAACTTCCACAACTTGCAGGAGATCCGG cagCTGGAGATGGTGGAGCCGAGCGGTTGGATTCACATCCCTCTGTTGGATCTGGTGAACAATCCCATCAGGACCTTCATGATCCAGATCGCCGTGTTGGCCAACCACCAGAACGGACGGGACACGCACATGCGGCAGATCAAAGTCTACACGCCCGTGGAGGAGAGCTCCATCGGCAAATTCCCACGATGCACCACTGTGGACTTCATGATGTACCGCAGCATCAGATGA
- the LOC127944436 gene encoding ATP-binding cassette sub-family E member 1, which yields MADRNTRIAIVNHDKCKPKKCRQECKKSCPVVRMGKLCIEVTPQSKIVWISESLCIGCGICIKKCPFGALSIVNLPSNLEKETTHRYCANSFKLHRLPIPRPGEVLGLVGTNGIGKSTALKILAGKQKPNLGRFDAPPDWQEILAYFRGSELQNYFTKILEDDLKAIVKPQYVDQIPKTVKGSVGSILSRKDDTKTEELVCGQLDLLHLRERNVEDLSGGELQRFACAVVCIQRADIFMFDEPSSYLDVKQRLRAAITIRSLISPDRYIIVVEHDLSVLDYLSDFICCLYGVPSAYGVVTMPFSVREGINIFLDGFVPTENLRFRETSLVFKVAETATEEEVKKMCRYQYPNMKKCMGEFSLAITEGEFTDSEIMVMLGENGTGKTTFIRMLAGGLKPDEGGEVPILNVSYKPQKISPKFKGSVRALLHDKIRDAYTHPQFVTDVMKPMQIESIIDQDVQNLSGGELQRVALALCLGKPADVYLIDEPSAYLDSEQRLMAARVIKRFILHAKKTAFVVEHDFIMATYLADRVIVFDGIPSRSTTANTPQTLLAGMNKFLSQLEITFRRDPNNFRPRINKLHSIKDVEQKKSGNYFFLDD from the exons ATGGCGGACAGGAACACCAGAATCGCTATCGTGAACCATGACAAGTGTAAGCCAAAGAAATGCCGTCAAGAGTGCAAGAAGAGCTGTCCGGTAGTGCGCATGG GAAAGCTGTGTATCGAGGTCACACCTCAGAGTAAAATCGTCTGGATCTCCGAGTCTCTCTGCATCGGATGTGGAATCTGTATCAAG AAATGTCCGTTTGGTGCTCTGTCGATCGTGAACCTGCCGAGCAACCTGGAGAAGGAAACCACACACCGATACTGTGCCAACTCCTTCAAGCTCCACAG GTTGCCCATCCCTCGTCCAGGTGAGGTGCTGGGGCTCGTGGGAACTAACGGTATCGGAAAATCCACCGCTCTGAAAATCCTGGCGGGAAAACAGAAGCCAAACCTGGGGAGATTCGAT GCTCCTCCGGACTGGCAGGAGATCCTGGCATATTTCCGTGGCTCCGAGCTGCAGAACTACTTCACCAAGATCCTGGAAGACGATCTGAAGGCCATCGTAAAGCCGCAGTATGTTGATCAGATCCCTAAAACTGTTAAG GGGTCAGTAGGCTCCATCCTCAGCAGGAAGGACGACACCAAGACAGAAGAGCTGGTGTGTGGACAGCTGG atctgTTGCACTTGCGTGAGCGTAATGTTGAGGATCTGTCAGGAGGAGAGCTGCAGAGATTCGCCTGCGCGGTCGTCTGCATTCAGAGAGCTGATAT TTTCATGTTCGACGAGCCGTCCAGTTATCTCGATGTGAAACAGAGGCTGCGAGCTGCCATCACCATCCGCTCCCTCATCTCTCCAGACAG GTACATCATTGTGGTGGAGCACGACTTGAGTGTGTTGGATTACCTGTCGGACTTCATCTGCTGTCTGTACGGCGTTCCCAGCGCGTACGGTGTGGTGACCATGCCCTTCAGCGTCCGAGAAG GAATCAATATCTTCTTGGATGGCTTCGTGCCGACAGAGAACCTGCGCTTCAGGGAGACGTCTCTGGTGTTTAAAGTGGCAGAGACGGCCACCGAGGAGGAAGTGAAGAAGATGTGCCGCTATCAGTACCCCAACATGAAGAAGTGCATGGGCGAGTTCTCTCTCGCCATCACAGAAGGAGAGTTCACCGACTCGGAGATCATGGTCATGCTGGGAGAGAACG GAACTGGGAAAACCACTTTCATCAGGATGCTTGCAGGAGGCCTCAAACCAGACGAAGGAG GTGAGGTGCCTATCCTGAACGTGAGCTACAAACCACAGAAGATCAGCCCCAAGTTTAAA GGCAGCGTTCGAGCCCTGCTGCACGATAAGATCAGAGACGCGTACACACACCCTCAGTTCGTCACTGACGTCATGAAGCCCATGCAGATCGAAAGCATCATCGATCAGGAC GTCCAGAATCTGTCTGGTGGTGAGCTGCAGCGTGTGGCTTTGGCTCTGTGTTTAGGGAAACCTGCGGATGTGTATCTGATCGACGAGCCGTCTGCGTATCTGGACTCTGAGCAGCGTCTGATGGCTGCCAGAGTCATCAAACG ATTCATCCTTCACGCGAAGAAGACCGCGTTTGTGGTGGAGCACGACTTCATCATGGCCACTTACCTGGCAGACCGAGTCATCGTCTTCGACGGAATCCCATCCAGAAGCACCACGGCCAATAC TCCACAGACTCTGCTGGCTGGCATGAACAAGTTTTTATCGCAGCTGGAGATCACGTTCAGAAGAGACCCAAACAACTTCAGACCAAGAATTAACAAACTCCATTCCATTAAG GATGTGGAACAAAAGAAGAGTGGAAACTACTTCTTCCTGGATGACTGA